Within the Sphingobium baderi genome, the region AGCAGCATGTTGAGCGTGAGCCGGCCCATGCTGTTGGTCGTGTTGAACGACTGGGTCACCGAGACGAAGGATACGTTCGCCTTGTCGAAGGCCTCGACCAGCTTCGCGAAGTCCAGCAGCGAGCGGCTCAGCCGGTCGACCTTGTAGACGATCACGATGTCGATCCTGCCGGCCTCGATGTCCTTCATCAGCCGCTGCAGCGCTGGCCGTTCCAGCGTTCCACCCGACAGCCCGCCGTCATCATACTCATCGGGTAGCAGCGTCCAGCCTTCGGACGCCTGGCTGAGGATATAGGCGGCGCAGGCCTCGCGCTGCGCATGGAGTGAGTTGAAGTCCTGCTCAAGACCCTCCTCGCTCGATTTTCGCGTGTAGATCGCGCAGCGGATTTTCTTCATGCCGCTGCCTTTCGCTGTTTGAGGCCAAAGAAGGCAGGACCCGACCAGCGCGTACCGGTGATGGCGCGGGCTACCTCGCTGAGGCTTTTCCAGCGCTGCCCGTTCCACTGGATCGCGCCGGTATCATCGACCGTGACGACATGCACTTTGCCCTGCCATTCGCGGACCAGCCGCAGGCCGGGCGCGAGCGGCATCGCACGCGGGCGAGCATCACCCGATCCTTCCAGCTGCAGTCGGACAGAGCGCGACAGGCCACCCTTTGCCCTGGCCTGTATCTCGTAGCCCAAAGCAAGCCGCAGCATGGCAACGCTGAGTCGAGGCACCGGACGACCGGTGAGTTTTGCCCACCGGGCCTGTAGCTTGCTGCGGGACATGTCCGCGATGTCCCGCAGCGCTTGATCGACACCGGCCACGATCATACCTCCGCCGCGATGCGGTAGCAGGTCGTATCTCCGCGTTTGTCCTTCGCGATGCTATGGCCCTTCTTCCGGAGGCCGGTCAGCGCGGCGCGGGTGGTGTGGGGCAACCAGCCAGTGGCCGCGATCATCTCGTCGAGCGTGGCGCCCTCATCGCGCCGAAGGAGTGACAGCACCGTGCCAATCTTGCTGACCGGGCGGGATGAAGGTTCAGATTCGGGACGCGACTTCTCCCCGGGTTCTTCGGGCGACCGAGCTTCTCCTTCGTCCTGACCTGCGCCAATGGCGGCTCGGCCAGCGGCAGTGATCTGCACATCAATCAGCTGGTTCTTGTCTGCCGGCCACAGATCGCTGATATCCGAAGCATCGGCTTTCGCCGCCAGGCCGCGCCGGAGAAGGGATTTGATAGCCTTGTCAACTGCGGGTGTACGTTCGCCGATGCTGTCCGGTGGCGGCAGCAAACTGCCGTCGTCGCGCTGTGAAGCGGTCGACAGAAGGATGAGTTGAAGGTCGTTGAGGCGTAGGGTTTTGGTCATGGATGGTGCTCCTGCTTCGGAGCGGCAGCGCGCCGCTCCCACCACCCGAAGCCCCGCCGGTCATGCCGGTCGGGGTAGCGGCCGATCTGACCGGCCGCGATTCAGTGATGACAGTAATGCTTCGTTCCTCCGTGAAGTCGAATGGAATATGCGAATACGCTGCAAAAGCTGGATCTGGACTTCGTCGATCCTCTGCGGCTTCGTCGGACCATGTCCGAAGACGCCGAAGCCTGCCGCGCGATTATCCGCCGATTGTTCTATCTTGTCACGATCGCCGCCGAAGACGCGGCGGCAGTGGCGGTCGAGGGACAGTCCAGGAGATTGTCGCCCGATCAAGCGAGGGCTTACGCAGCCAGGTTTCGGGAAATGGGCATAAGGATCGAAATCCTCTCGTCGGCAATTACAGAATTAATTGACGGCGTTGGAAAAGATGATGAGACCACCTGATTACTGCGACTGTCGGGCTATAGGGACTGACCGGCAAGTTCGGTTGCCAGGAAGGCTTAAACCAGCCCTTTGCGTTCAGCCACATTTTGACGAAGACTAGAAGAAGACATGCGTTCAGTCACACTGTTCACTCCCTTCACGCGCAAGTTTCGCGAATTCGGCACCTCGTGATAAATCTTCCGTGAAGTAAGTTGTGGCAATCGGTAAGCTCTACGAATTTTGTGGGAGGATTCACATGACAGGCGAGCTCGGCAAGGCGAGTGACGATTTGGCAGCACCTGCAGCCACCGACCAAGAGTTGTCGGAAATCGGCATCGCCATTCAGACCTTGCAGGACAAGGGGTGGCTCGCGAGCGCCTGATCCGTTGTCCTAAGCTACTCCTTGGCTGACGAAGAGGTTAGTGCGGTGCCAGATCAGGCGC harbors:
- a CDS encoding DUF3489 domain-containing protein, translating into MTKTLRLNDLQLILLSTASQRDDGSLLPPPDSIGERTPAVDKAIKSLLRRGLAAKADASDISDLWPADKNQLIDVQITAAGRAAIGAGQDEGEARSPEEPGEKSRPESEPSSRPVSKIGTVLSLLRRDEGATLDEMIAATGWLPHTTRAALTGLRKKGHSIAKDKRGDTTCYRIAAEV
- a CDS encoding DUF2924 domain-containing protein, which translates into the protein MIVAGVDQALRDIADMSRSKLQARWAKLTGRPVPRLSVAMLRLALGYEIQARAKGGLSRSVRLQLEGSGDARPRAMPLAPGLRLVREWQGKVHVVTVDDTGAIQWNGQRWKSLSEVARAITGTRWSGPAFFGLKQRKAAA